The Streptomyces sp. NBC_01255 genome window below encodes:
- a CDS encoding polyprenyl synthetase family protein: protein MTSERWDPAAFKARVDAVLRRYVAQEADLLSEVDPALGPVAGQLEAATTEGKRLRAAFCYWGWRAVGQPDSEALLRAAASMEIVHAAAVVHDDLIDDSPLRHGRPTAHLALRDAVEHHPRPAEGARSLAMLVGDLLMSLAGQLFVTSGLPAAYLGRARPLWAALARDLIAGECLEILHTGAAPDTAASLKVIRYKTAKYTVEQPLLIGGALAGAGRRLREGYSAYGLPLGEAFQLRDDLLGLFGDPEVTGKAGADDVHGRRPTALLAETWRLAGDEDRGRLRDLLGTSDDPDGDALDAVRAVMRRLKAPERVEVMITERVEEALRALDALNLPAPAAAALTGLAHSAAVRRS, encoded by the coding sequence ATGACGTCTGAGCGCTGGGATCCCGCCGCGTTCAAGGCGCGCGTCGACGCCGTGCTCCGGCGGTACGTCGCCCAGGAGGCCGACCTGCTGTCCGAGGTCGATCCCGCGCTGGGCCCGGTGGCCGGGCAGCTGGAGGCGGCGACCACGGAGGGCAAACGGCTGCGGGCGGCGTTCTGTTACTGGGGCTGGCGCGCGGTGGGGCAGCCCGACAGCGAAGCGCTGCTGCGGGCGGCGGCCTCGATGGAGATCGTGCACGCGGCCGCGGTCGTGCACGACGACCTGATCGACGACAGTCCGCTGCGGCACGGCCGGCCCACCGCGCACCTGGCCCTGCGCGACGCGGTGGAGCACCACCCGCGTCCCGCCGAGGGCGCCCGGTCGCTGGCGATGCTCGTCGGGGACCTGCTCATGTCGCTCGCCGGCCAGCTCTTCGTCACCAGCGGACTGCCGGCCGCCTACCTCGGCCGGGCCCGTCCGCTCTGGGCGGCCCTGGCCCGGGACCTGATCGCGGGCGAGTGCCTGGAGATCCTGCACACCGGCGCGGCCCCGGACACGGCGGCGTCGCTGAAGGTGATCCGCTACAAGACCGCCAAGTACACCGTCGAGCAACCTCTGTTGATCGGCGGCGCCTTGGCCGGGGCCGGGCGGCGGCTGCGCGAGGGCTACTCCGCGTACGGGCTGCCGCTCGGAGAGGCGTTCCAGTTGCGGGACGATCTGCTCGGCCTGTTCGGAGACCCGGAGGTCACCGGAAAGGCCGGCGCCGACGACGTACACGGCCGGCGGCCCACCGCCCTCCTCGCGGAGACCTGGCGGCTCGCGGGGGACGAGGACCGCGGGCGGCTGCGCGACCTGCTCGGCACGTCGGACGACCCCGACGGCGACGCCCTGGACGCCGTACGGGCGGTCATGCGGCGACTGAAGGCACCCGAGCGGGTCGAGGTCATGATCACCGAGCGGGTCGAGGAGGCCCTCCGCGCCCTCGACGCCCTGAACCTGCCCGCGCCTGCCGCCGCCGCGCTCACCGGCCTGGCGCACTCGGCGGCGGTCCGCCGCTCCTGA
- the metE gene encoding 5-methyltetrahydropteroyltriglutamate--homocysteine S-methyltransferase, translating to MTTKSAAAAAQATLHGYPRQGADRELKKAVEGYWKGRVSADALRTTAAELRRTTWRQLAAAGVDEVPTGDFSYYDHVLDTTVMVGAIPARHRAAVAADPLDGYFAMARGTQDVAPLEMTKWFDTNYHYLVPELGPDTVFSADSSQQVAGFREALDLGLGARPVLVGPVTYLMLAKPAPGVAADFDPLTLLDRLLPVYAEVLADLRAAGADWVQLDEPALVQDRTPAELNAAARAYRDLGALTDRPKLLVASYFDRLGDALPVLAKAPVEGLALDFTERAAANLDSLAAIGGLPGKRLVAGVVNGRNIWVNDLAASLTTLGTLLGLADRVDVAASCSLLHVPLDATAEREIDPQILRWLAFARQKTAEIVTLAKGLSQGTGAITGELAANRADLASRARSPITQDPAVRSRAAAVTDADTRRPQPYADRAGAQHAALRLPLLPSTTIGSFPQTAELRTARADLRAGRIDTAGYEERIRSEIQDVIAFQEKTGLDVLVHGEPERNDMVQYFAEQLTGYLATRHGWVQSYGTRYVRPPVLAGDISRPAPMTVRWTAYARSLTAKPVKGMLTGPVTMLAWSFVRDDQPLADTARQVALALRDEVNDLEAAGTSVIQVDEPALRETLPLRAADHGTYLAWATEAFRLTTAGVRPETQIHTHMCYAEFGDIVQAIDDLDADVISLEAARSHMQVARELAAHGYPREAGPGVYDIHSPRVPSAHEAAELLRTGLEAIPAERLWVNPDCGLKTRGWPETRASLENLVAAARTVRAELATP from the coding sequence GTGACCACCAAGTCCGCAGCCGCGGCAGCGCAGGCCACCCTGCACGGCTACCCCCGCCAAGGCGCCGACCGGGAACTGAAGAAGGCCGTCGAAGGCTACTGGAAGGGCCGCGTCAGCGCCGACGCCCTCCGGACGACCGCCGCCGAACTGCGCCGTACCACCTGGCGGCAGCTCGCCGCCGCCGGTGTCGACGAGGTCCCCACCGGCGACTTCTCGTACTACGACCACGTCCTCGACACCACCGTCATGGTCGGCGCGATCCCCGCCCGCCACCGGGCCGCCGTCGCGGCGGACCCGCTCGACGGCTACTTCGCCATGGCACGCGGCACCCAGGATGTCGCGCCACTGGAGATGACCAAGTGGTTCGACACCAACTACCACTATCTCGTCCCGGAGTTGGGACCTGACACGGTCTTCTCGGCCGACTCCTCCCAGCAGGTCGCGGGCTTCCGGGAAGCTCTCGACCTGGGCCTCGGCGCCCGGCCCGTCCTGGTCGGCCCCGTCACCTACCTGATGCTCGCCAAGCCCGCGCCCGGCGTGGCGGCCGACTTCGATCCGCTCACCCTCCTCGACCGGCTGCTTCCGGTGTACGCCGAGGTCCTCGCCGACCTCCGCGCGGCGGGCGCCGACTGGGTGCAGCTCGACGAGCCCGCCCTCGTCCAGGACCGCACCCCGGCGGAACTGAACGCCGCCGCACGCGCCTACCGCGACCTCGGCGCGCTCACGGACCGTCCGAAGCTCCTGGTCGCCTCCTACTTCGACCGGCTCGGCGACGCCCTCCCGGTGCTGGCCAAGGCGCCGGTGGAGGGGCTGGCCCTCGACTTCACCGAGCGAGCGGCCGCCAACCTGGACTCGCTCGCCGCCATCGGCGGCCTGCCCGGCAAGCGACTCGTCGCCGGAGTGGTCAACGGCCGCAACATCTGGGTCAACGACCTGGCCGCGTCGCTCACCACACTCGGCACCCTCCTCGGTCTCGCCGACCGCGTCGACGTGGCGGCCTCCTGCTCCCTGCTGCACGTCCCGCTCGACGCCACGGCGGAACGCGAGATCGATCCGCAGATCCTGCGCTGGCTCGCCTTCGCCCGCCAGAAGACCGCCGAGATCGTCACCCTCGCGAAGGGACTCTCGCAGGGCACCGGGGCCATCACCGGCGAACTCGCCGCCAACCGCGCCGACCTCGCCTCGCGCGCCCGCTCCCCGATCACCCAGGACCCGGCCGTCCGCTCCCGCGCAGCCGCCGTCACCGACGCCGACACCCGCCGCCCCCAGCCGTACGCCGACCGCGCGGGCGCCCAACACGCCGCCCTCCGGCTTCCGTTGCTCCCCTCCACGACCATCGGCTCGTTCCCGCAGACCGCGGAGCTGCGGACCGCGCGGGCCGACCTGCGGGCCGGGCGGATCGACACCGCCGGGTACGAGGAGCGCATCAGGTCCGAGATCCAGGACGTGATCGCCTTCCAGGAGAAGACCGGCCTCGACGTCCTGGTCCACGGCGAGCCCGAACGCAACGACATGGTCCAGTACTTCGCCGAGCAGCTCACGGGCTACCTGGCCACGCGACACGGCTGGGTCCAGTCCTACGGCACCCGCTACGTCCGGCCGCCCGTCCTCGCCGGGGACATCTCCCGTCCCGCGCCGATGACGGTCCGCTGGACGGCGTACGCCCGGTCCCTCACCGCCAAGCCCGTCAAGGGCATGCTCACCGGACCGGTCACCATGCTCGCCTGGTCCTTCGTCCGCGACGACCAGCCCCTCGCCGACACCGCCCGCCAGGTCGCCCTCGCCCTGCGCGACGAGGTGAACGACCTGGAGGCGGCGGGCACTTCGGTCATCCAGGTGGACGAGCCGGCCCTCCGCGAGACCCTGCCGCTGCGCGCCGCCGACCACGGGACGTACCTGGCGTGGGCGACGGAGGCGTTCCGCCTCACGACCGCCGGAGTGCGCCCGGAGACCCAGATCCACACCCATATGTGCTACGCCGAGTTCGGCGACATCGTCCAGGCCATCGACGACCTCGACGCCGACGTCATCAGCCTGGAGGCCGCCCGCTCCCACATGCAGGTCGCCCGCGAACTCGCCGCGCACGGCTACCCGCGCGAGGCGGGACCCGGTGTCTACGACATCCACTCGCCGCGCGTGCCGAGCGCCCACGAGGCCGCCGAGCTGCTCCGTACCGGCCTCGAAGCCATCCCCGCCGAGCGGCTCTGGGTCAACCCCGACTGCGGCCTGAAGACCCGAGGCTGGCCCGAGACCCGCGCCTCCCTGGAGAACCTGGTCGCGGCGGCCCGCACCGTCCGCGCGGAACTCGCCACCCCCTGA
- a CDS encoding polyprenyl synthetase produces MTRESGPQAGLDERAVLLAAGLADLAVSTLSSGLGAVRGLLRRSDAAEVAAEAERDLEARGRLVLDRYASPPPAHLEVLARHVLARRADDDV; encoded by the coding sequence ATGACGCGGGAGTCGGGACCCCAGGCGGGCCTGGACGAGCGGGCGGTGTTGCTGGCGGCGGGCCTCGCCGACCTGGCGGTGAGCACGCTGAGTTCGGGACTCGGGGCCGTCCGCGGCCTGTTGAGGCGTTCGGACGCCGCCGAGGTGGCGGCGGAGGCCGAGCGGGATCTGGAGGCGCGCGGGCGCCTCGTCCTCGACAGGTACGCGTCGCCGCCACCGGCCCACCTGGAGGTTCTCGCCCGGCACGTGCTGGCCCGGCGGGCCGACGATGACGTCTGA
- a CDS encoding Lrp/AsnC family transcriptional regulator, producing the protein MTETLDATDWAILRELQQDGRIAYTELARRVNLSASATKERVRRLEDAEVITGFRAEVDLERTGHPVLAVVRLKYPGTRHEPLRRLLGERPEYLECLRTTGDDCYVLKVAATSMSHLEELVDALARFGSTTTNLVLSRTLPFRGPAEPRTAARAAR; encoded by the coding sequence ATGACCGAGACCCTCGACGCGACGGACTGGGCGATCCTGAGGGAACTCCAGCAGGACGGCCGGATCGCGTACACGGAGTTGGCGCGGCGGGTGAACCTGAGCGCGTCGGCGACCAAGGAGCGGGTGCGGCGTCTGGAGGACGCCGAGGTGATCACGGGGTTCCGGGCGGAGGTGGACCTGGAGCGGACCGGCCATCCGGTGCTCGCGGTGGTCCGGCTGAAGTACCCGGGGACACGGCACGAGCCGTTGCGCCGGCTGCTCGGTGAGCGCCCGGAGTACCTGGAGTGTCTGCGGACGACCGGGGACGACTGCTACGTCCTGAAGGTGGCGGCCACGTCGATGTCCCATCTGGAGGAGCTCGTCGACGCGCTGGCCCGGTTCGGGAGTACGACCACGAACCTCGTCCTCAGCCGGACGCTGCCGTTCCGGGGACCGGCCGAGCCGCGAACGGCAGCGCGCGCGGCTCGCTGA
- a CDS encoding oxygenase MpaB family protein has translation MTRTTEASTDALRKTGDELADATVAALFERGEVGTFNTLMRYVSTAGAPLPDGLPDVAREYLRATSAPPAWVDWGEMEKARLFFIDNNVHISTALSFAAMPACYLVPHVAKLLSTTHGLSYPSTRMAETGQFTVYLMRPDAFEAGSRFIPAAQKVRLLHASIRHHLTRENRWDAGALGVPICQEDMIGGQMFFSMLVLDSLHRLGIHMTSEGADAYYYAWRVVGAMLGVDQDAVPKSLDDARRFLDQYMIRYMGPSPEGSHLTRQLIDLYEEVVPGTLFDPVVSALIRYLVGDTCADWLDVPRTRWDTLVKSVPHLLGVLETIEDRSPLGAWALDRLGHLTTVLELSSLTRGRVMHYAIPEDLRKEYGLSAIPARTRRWTPPAATVSP, from the coding sequence ATGACCCGGACCACCGAGGCGTCGACGGACGCCCTGCGGAAGACCGGCGACGAACTCGCCGACGCCACGGTCGCCGCGCTCTTCGAACGCGGCGAGGTCGGTACGTTCAACACCCTGATGCGGTACGTCTCCACCGCCGGCGCTCCGCTGCCGGACGGGCTTCCCGACGTCGCCCGGGAGTACCTCCGGGCCACGAGCGCCCCGCCGGCCTGGGTGGACTGGGGGGAGATGGAGAAGGCCCGGCTGTTCTTCATCGACAACAACGTCCACATCTCCACCGCGCTGTCCTTCGCCGCCATGCCCGCCTGCTACCTCGTCCCGCACGTGGCGAAGCTGCTGTCGACGACCCACGGACTGAGCTACCCGTCCACCCGCATGGCGGAGACAGGCCAGTTCACCGTCTACCTGATGCGGCCCGACGCCTTCGAGGCGGGGAGCCGCTTCATCCCCGCCGCGCAGAAAGTCCGCCTGCTGCACGCCTCCATCCGCCACCACCTCACCCGCGAGAACCGATGGGACGCCGGGGCGTTGGGGGTGCCGATCTGTCAGGAGGACATGATCGGCGGGCAGATGTTCTTCTCGATGCTCGTCCTCGACAGCCTCCACCGCCTCGGCATCCACATGACCTCCGAGGGCGCGGACGCCTACTACTACGCCTGGCGCGTGGTCGGCGCCATGCTGGGCGTCGACCAGGACGCCGTACCGAAGAGCCTCGACGACGCCCGCCGCTTCCTCGACCAGTACATGATCCGCTACATGGGCCCCTCCCCGGAGGGATCCCATCTGACCCGGCAGCTGATCGACCTCTACGAGGAGGTCGTGCCCGGCACCCTCTTCGACCCTGTCGTCTCCGCGCTCATCCGCTACCTCGTCGGCGACACCTGCGCCGACTGGCTGGACGTCCCCCGCACCCGCTGGGACACCCTCGTCAAGTCCGTCCCCCACCTCCTCGGCGTCCTGGAGACCATCGAGGACCGCTCCCCGCTCGGCGCGTGGGCCCTGGACCGACTCGGCCACCTCACCACCGTCCTCGAACTGTCCTCCCTCACCCGCGGACGCGTCATGCACTACGCCATCCCCGAGGACCTCAGGAAGGAGTACGGCCTCTCGGCTATCCCGGCCCGCACGCGCCGCTGGACGCCCCCGGCCGCCACGGTCTCCCCGTGA